In the Streptobacillus moniliformis DSM 12112 genome, one interval contains:
- a CDS encoding BamA/OMP85 family outer membrane protein, with product MKNKILISLLSLGTVLIAAPKINNIEISNLKNLSEKMVRDLLPVKEGTEYTNKHLSDIYLALVRTGFIQNVNVYPSGDGENVKLKIVVDEVPNADKIIQNMKEIEELKRKTEFKVGEIVVKGTNQNIQPLIDKTGLKKGEYFTPYDAKLLENLILSSGYFGSAEIRVYRTADEKVIDVEVNVLENPVIKSVSIKGSSILTEEQLKEISGLKEGDILNGRLLTLEESPIIKVYSENGFLWVGFKDITVTRDGDVTIELLEGKIKNIVYEKKGNAKENERISAKDYALKTQSYIFDRNTYVKKGEILNQKELELTLRELFRTGLFSSLSHEIIKSSENPEELILKIIVAERPTTGISANISYSTEDSLSGSLKLEDTNFLGREQTFSLTGEAGVKGNYNFAFNFKDPWIKGTDRLLVGGSIYFKKISVKAKDLEGYDSSKKNEDDTIKKHLTQPTDKQYVFGVNGQLGKGLTKDLYLSVSPRLLNVYARNKGTEAATQVYQDYTLLALGTDLIYDTRDDRNTPKKGLYADLYFEGGYIVRDNSLVAEKQNDGTIKFKEKNASSNQGSGSGSGSGSGSGSGSGSGSGTNGVASSSSSAAPSAPAPAPVPAPAPTPAPPKEYERKKPRAYFTTSLDLRAFHPVYKDKNSMAYRLLASYSHANTPDGQLITVGDGVTLRGLKAPITGNQYAVTFTAENRTYINDYIQAVIFYDAGIAQNAKNNNGKHKFMHNIGLGARINTPIGVVRLDYAWDLDRTSKSKGKFNFGFGQTF from the coding sequence ATGAAGAATAAAATATTAATTTCGCTTTTATCTCTTGGAACTGTGCTAATTGCAGCACCAAAAATAAATAATATAGAGATTAGCAATTTAAAAAATTTATCTGAAAAGATGGTTAGAGATTTATTGCCAGTTAAAGAAGGAACAGAATATACTAATAAACATTTAAGTGATATATATTTAGCATTAGTTAGGACAGGATTTATACAAAATGTTAATGTCTATCCATCAGGAGATGGAGAAAATGTTAAATTAAAAATAGTAGTAGATGAAGTTCCTAATGCAGATAAAATAATTCAAAATATGAAAGAAATAGAAGAATTAAAAAGAAAAACAGAATTTAAAGTAGGAGAAATAGTTGTTAAAGGGACTAATCAAAATATACAACCTTTAATAGATAAAACTGGTCTTAAAAAAGGTGAATATTTTACTCCTTATGATGCAAAATTATTAGAAAATCTAATACTATCATCAGGATATTTCGGATCAGCTGAAATAAGAGTTTATAGAACTGCTGATGAAAAAGTTATAGATGTAGAAGTAAATGTATTAGAAAACCCAGTAATTAAATCAGTTAGTATTAAAGGATCAAGTATATTAACTGAAGAACAATTAAAAGAAATTTCAGGATTAAAAGAAGGAGATATATTAAATGGAAGATTACTTACATTAGAAGAATCTCCAATAATTAAAGTTTATTCTGAAAATGGATTTTTATGGGTAGGGTTTAAAGATATAACAGTTACAAGAGATGGAGATGTTACTATAGAATTACTTGAAGGTAAAATCAAAAACATCGTTTATGAGAAAAAAGGTAATGCAAAAGAAAATGAAAGAATTAGTGCAAAAGATTATGCATTAAAAACACAATCATATATATTTGATAGAAATACCTATGTAAAAAAAGGTGAAATATTAAATCAAAAAGAATTAGAACTTACACTAAGAGAATTATTTAGAACAGGACTATTTTCATCGCTTTCGCATGAAATTATTAAAAGTTCAGAAAATCCAGAGGAATTAATTTTAAAAATTATAGTTGCTGAAAGACCAACTACAGGAATAAGTGCAAATATTTCTTATTCAACAGAAGATAGTCTATCAGGATCATTAAAATTAGAAGATACTAACTTCTTAGGAAGAGAACAAACATTCTCATTAACAGGAGAAGCTGGAGTTAAAGGAAACTATAACTTTGCATTTAACTTTAAAGATCCATGGATTAAAGGAACAGATAGATTGCTTGTTGGAGGATCAATATACTTTAAGAAGATATCAGTTAAAGCTAAAGATTTAGAAGGATATGATAGCTCTAAGAAAAACGAAGATGACACTATTAAAAAACATTTAACACAACCTACAGATAAACAATATGTATTTGGTGTTAATGGTCAATTAGGTAAAGGATTAACTAAAGATCTTTATCTTTCAGTATCACCTAGATTATTAAATGTGTACGCTAGAAATAAAGGAACTGAGGCAGCAACTCAAGTATATCAAGATTATACCTTACTTGCCTTAGGAACAGATTTAATTTATGATACTAGAGATGATAGAAATACACCTAAAAAAGGACTTTATGCAGATTTATACTTTGAAGGTGGATATATAGTTAGAGATAATTCTTTAGTTGCTGAAAAACAAAATGATGGAACTATTAAATTTAAAGAAAAAAATGCTAGTTCAAATCAAGGATCAGGTTCTGGATCTGGTTCAGGATCAGGAAGTGGAAGTGGATCAGGTTCGGGAAGTGGAACTAATGGAGTTGCAAGTTCTTCAAGTTCAGCAGCTCCATCAGCACCTGCCCCTGCACCAGTTCCTGCTCCTGCACCGACACCAGCACCACCAAAAGAATATGAAAGAAAAAAACCTAGAGCATATTTTACAACATCACTTGATTTAAGAGCTTTTCATCCAGTGTATAAGGATAAGAACTCTATGGCATATAGATTGCTTGCAAGTTATTCTCATGCTAATACTCCAGATGGACAGTTAATTACTGTAGGAGATGGAGTAACTCTTAGAGGATTAAAAGCACCAATAACAGGAAACCAATATGCTGTTACATTTACTGCTGAAAATAGAACATATATTAATGATTATATACAAGCAGTAATATTCTATGATGCAGGTATAGCACAAAATGCTAAAAATAATAATGGTAAGCATAAATTTATGCATAATATAGGTTTAGGGGCAAGAATAAATACTCCTATAGGAGTGGTTAGACTTGACTATGCTTGGGATTTAGATAGAACAAGTAAATCTAAAGGTAAATTTAATTTCGGATTTGGACAAACATTCTAA
- a CDS encoding zinc metalloprotease, whose product MMGKREKLNLKIFLVLLVVYILASVYMRIDYRIGYLVGFIIVNTVRKAFKARAAFKAGDVTMVFEGKMGFNPINHIGIPDILILSALILFRSPIIFGQGKNLEIKYRLFKDFRKGMLKVGLASIFSTLLVMLITGVLFKYHFQIFSLLHIGRDSYLFFNLGTLFSSTYIVASSILLFNLLPLPGFDMFDMIYSYADDDLRTILHSINKYSFVFLILVIYVIVNTRIFTAIIYDLLRLIQ is encoded by the coding sequence ATGATGGGGAAAAGAGAAAAATTAAATTTAAAAATATTTTTAGTACTTCTAGTTGTATATATATTAGCAAGTGTGTATATGAGGATAGATTATAGAATAGGATATTTAGTAGGCTTTATAATAGTAAATACAGTTAGAAAGGCTTTTAAAGCAAGAGCTGCCTTTAAAGCTGGTGATGTTACTATGGTGTTTGAAGGTAAAATGGGATTTAACCCTATAAATCATATAGGTATACCTGATATTTTAATACTTTCTGCACTTATATTATTTAGATCCCCTATAATATTTGGTCAAGGAAAAAATTTAGAAATAAAGTATAGACTATTTAAAGATTTTAGAAAAGGTATGTTAAAAGTTGGACTTGCCTCTATATTTTCAACCTTATTAGTAATGCTAATAACAGGAGTGTTATTTAAATATCATTTTCAAATATTTTCTTTACTTCATATAGGTAGAGATAGTTATTTATTTTTTAATCTAGGAACTTTATTTAGTTCTACATATATAGTAGCTTCATCTATATTATTATTCAATCTTTTACCATTACCAGGATTTGATATGTTTGATATGATATATTCATATGCTGATGATGATCTAAGAACAATATTACATAGTATTAATAAATATAGTTTTGTATTTTTAATATTAGTAATATATGTGATAGTAAATACTAGAATATTTACAGCAATAATATATGATTTATTAAGGCTTATACAATGA
- a CDS encoding translocation/assembly module TamB domain-containing protein — translation MKIVRRTLSIILPISLTIAGAKVYIGSDSFKENLKLLLNNVFELKVDYSDIKLYGLSNLEIKDLRLKTQDGKEVISVDLARAKINLFTPTRISDVELINGNILFERSLEGINLKRILPSYNSTDYRRLSSINKVRFKDISLRYIDKSYDLPIEKEFKDVNGYLIRMLQSSLDLEAYAKTDNNEKLKINIKFDTNQRKDILDVFSIKKYDEYNKEKMQFKFDFNNVILTKKLFQYVPISNMASAHSGIVNGNLEIKENNDENFEFYGNLNINNSDVWYREYKGIVKKVDANVKFNKYDIDLNGKGKIDNGDIDLGIKFNINDNRLNVKTNIGNVDYSTLRKYSLIEQLNIDGKSDKVNVDIDLGLKITDDDFDIEKFDGNVKTKYLNVFDSDITNFNLSFKLKEKNVITIKTKNTSVNKDINEDLNVKGILSANFALNIKKLSGKGKFSIDNRSDFINLNRINGDVELKDNKDILVNFDEKKIFGNVKYLNDKKQVKLTLKGRSLVNVRYMENNVDIKPNINNLTYSLSKNSLISGNADIYAKSNDGKYFDNLNAKLKVNNGRYDANIIARTSDGDISINGYTSKNMEHKYNLAANNFDIVKYMKKIGVKNLDEVEGNKESFTANISAKNMEDKIKVSLDLNDHVNFKFRDKGMGIKPKLNDLVYNFKDKSIESGDVNLGLIGDGSIFDSISAGISVNNGTFDITSIVTVQDGKLVLKGNIAKDLIHSYEISGKKIDIFEIGKLFGYIDKDINESMKVDFNTKISGDIENIKGDIHISSPYGGYVAEYENLVLDGKINNLKDFDMDLDLSVDELWIKYQRFMNVKSKVKIKKEDIYVEEFGNDKLKLKGKYNLKTRKVNLESNLNAYNIYSTFGPDIDLIVNNMTFNVYGSLDNLNGNISIDKSPVMLNKKKISDFVMEGNIVNNKINLNKMNIRDNNVSGYFNIKDKSYDVNVELKENNIEELVDINNLKLNVTSNLNIKGNFEKTDITGNLDIENLSYKEYRIPKVFLNINHKDTNIFNITKTGILNINNFEIKDSENNEVFKFSDSFDLANLNIDYNIRNKEIDLGKISLLNPETYKGKIMLDLILRHNKEETLASLNVKSDELLLNSLKVTDVYFDVQGNDKIMNISGAYLEYENNPFLLDGYVSYALNDYSFNLLANDFNLKFLEISDKIKKSSGIANLNLYLKKNLVQGKINMNNFSLETFEDIANLNKINADIDLKNKTISINDLSGNANGGSFSVLGKFELPEIADDFLKSKKIKTGAIEVDTKIDNVNLKYIGNNLKVTSDVKIENNKIFGNVILNNGNIVNVSPFLKLNNNKNSSKNKLTNVNDYFTELKNQIIKNIVNQHILDISLETEKDINVNIPSVAGLVKDIKGNAFGNARVVFDSSNLSIYSDLNVNKGEFVLNGHIFKVEESSVKFTGNLDPSIEFKASTNVGEDIIRIKITGSLNNREIELSSEQGKNVNEILGIIALNEEGGLLDVDKIKTTNIVGKALSSALNNLLFSTFTNKVSSTLGINDFKIKANFDYKNNLEFKDIINNTTTTFYINNQLFNLSNIYWNAELTVPFDLRIDRIKNELKYNLWLNYFLKKGISATTGIKSPIEVTNNRTRTATFYTGLQYDNRYGSFMEIIDDLSTLFKKKKVLKSEEKKKNKINLESN, via the coding sequence ATGAAAATAGTTAGAAGAACTTTATCTATTATACTTCCCATTTCTTTAACGATAGCAGGGGCTAAGGTATATATAGGCTCTGATTCTTTTAAAGAAAATTTAAAATTATTATTAAATAATGTTTTTGAATTAAAAGTAGATTATTCAGACATTAAATTATATGGTTTATCTAATTTAGAGATTAAAGATTTAAGACTTAAAACTCAAGATGGGAAAGAAGTTATTTCAGTAGATCTAGCTCGGGCAAAGATTAATCTATTTACACCTACTAGAATATCTGATGTTGAGTTAATAAATGGTAATATATTATTTGAAAGAAGCTTAGAAGGTATAAATTTAAAGAGAATACTTCCTAGTTACAATAGTACAGATTATAGGAGATTATCATCTATAAATAAGGTGAGATTTAAAGATATCTCACTAAGATATATAGATAAATCATATGATTTACCTATAGAAAAGGAATTTAAAGATGTAAATGGTTATTTAATAAGAATGCTTCAATCTAGTCTTGATTTAGAGGCATATGCAAAAACTGATAATAATGAAAAATTAAAAATCAATATTAAATTTGATACAAATCAAAGAAAAGATATCTTAGATGTATTTTCTATAAAAAAATATGATGAATATAATAAAGAAAAAATGCAATTTAAGTTTGATTTTAATAATGTTATTTTAACAAAGAAGCTATTTCAATATGTACCTATTAGTAATATGGCTTCAGCTCATAGTGGTATTGTTAATGGTAATTTGGAAATAAAAGAAAATAATGATGAGAATTTTGAATTTTATGGTAATTTAAATATTAATAATTCTGATGTGTGGTATAGGGAATATAAGGGGATAGTAAAAAAAGTTGATGCTAATGTTAAATTTAATAAATATGATATAGATTTAAATGGTAAAGGTAAAATTGATAATGGAGATATAGATTTAGGTATTAAATTTAATATTAATGATAATAGATTAAATGTTAAAACAAATATAGGAAATGTAGATTATTCTACATTAAGAAAATACTCCCTTATAGAACAGCTGAATATAGATGGGAAATCTGATAAGGTAAATGTAGATATAGATTTAGGTTTAAAGATTACAGATGATGATTTTGATATAGAAAAATTTGATGGTAATGTTAAGACTAAATATTTAAATGTATTTGATAGTGATATTACTAATTTTAATTTAAGTTTTAAATTAAAAGAAAAAAATGTAATTACAATTAAGACTAAGAATACTTCTGTTAATAAAGATATTAATGAAGATTTAAATGTTAAGGGGATATTAAGTGCAAATTTTGCTCTAAATATTAAAAAATTATCTGGAAAAGGTAAATTTAGTATAGATAATAGAAGTGATTTTATTAATCTAAATAGAATTAATGGAGATGTAGAATTAAAAGATAATAAAGACATTTTGGTTAATTTTGATGAAAAAAAGATTTTTGGAAATGTGAAATATCTTAATGATAAAAAACAAGTTAAATTAACACTTAAAGGAAGATCTCTAGTTAATGTAAGGTATATGGAAAATAATGTGGATATTAAACCTAATATTAATAATTTAACTTATTCACTTTCTAAAAATTCCCTTATATCTGGAAATGCAGATATATATGCAAAATCTAATGATGGAAAATATTTTGATAATCTTAATGCAAAGTTAAAAGTTAATAATGGTAGATATGATGCTAATATTATTGCAAGAACTAGTGATGGTGATATAAGTATAAATGGATATACTTCTAAAAATATGGAGCATAAATATAATTTGGCAGCAAATAATTTTGATATAGTTAAATATATGAAAAAAATTGGTGTTAAAAACTTAGATGAAGTTGAGGGGAATAAGGAGAGCTTTACAGCAAATATTTCTGCTAAAAATATGGAAGATAAGATAAAGGTATCACTAGATTTAAATGATCATGTAAACTTTAAATTTAGGGATAAAGGAATGGGAATTAAGCCTAAGTTGAATGATTTAGTATATAACTTTAAGGATAAAAGTATTGAATCAGGAGATGTAAATCTTGGTCTTATAGGTGATGGAAGTATATTTGATAGTATTAGTGCTGGTATAAGTGTTAACAATGGTACTTTTGATATAACTTCAATAGTTACTGTTCAAGATGGTAAATTAGTCCTTAAAGGTAATATTGCTAAGGATTTAATTCATTCATATGAGATTAGCGGGAAAAAGATAGATATTTTTGAAATAGGTAAACTATTTGGATATATAGATAAAGACATTAATGAAAGTATGAAGGTTGATTTTAATACTAAAATTAGTGGAGATATAGAAAATATTAAGGGAGATATACATATTAGTAGTCCTTATGGGGGATATGTTGCTGAATATGAAAATCTTGTATTAGATGGTAAGATAAATAATTTAAAAGACTTTGATATGGATCTTGATTTATCTGTTGATGAATTATGGATTAAATATCAAAGATTTATGAATGTTAAATCTAAAGTTAAAATTAAAAAAGAAGATATATATGTAGAAGAATTTGGTAATGATAAGCTTAAACTAAAAGGGAAATATAACTTGAAGACTAGAAAAGTAAACTTAGAATCTAACTTAAATGCATATAATATTTATTCTACTTTTGGACCAGATATAGATTTAATAGTAAATAATATGACTTTTAATGTTTATGGAAGCTTAGATAATTTAAATGGAAATATATCTATAGATAAATCCCCTGTAATGTTAAATAAAAAGAAAATTTCTGATTTTGTTATGGAAGGTAATATAGTGAATAATAAGATCAATTTAAATAAAATGAATATTAGAGATAATAATGTAAGTGGATATTTCAATATTAAAGACAAGAGCTATGATGTAAATGTAGAACTTAAGGAAAATAATATAGAAGAGTTAGTTGATATTAATAATTTAAAGCTTAATGTAACTTCTAATTTAAATATTAAAGGTAATTTTGAAAAAACAGATATTACAGGTAATTTAGATATAGAAAATTTAAGCTATAAGGAATATAGAATACCTAAGGTATTTTTAAATATTAATCATAAAGATACTAATATCTTTAATATTACTAAAACTGGAATTTTAAATATTAATAATTTTGAAATCAAAGATAGTGAGAATAATGAAGTATTTAAATTTAGTGATAGCTTTGACTTAGCTAATTTAAATATAGACTATAACATAAGAAACAAAGAAATAGATTTAGGAAAGATAAGTTTATTAAATCCAGAAACATATAAAGGAAAAATAATGTTAGATTTAATACTTAGACATAATAAAGAAGAAACTTTAGCATCATTAAATGTTAAAAGTGATGAACTATTATTAAATAGTTTAAAAGTAACTGATGTATACTTTGATGTACAGGGAAATGACAAAATAATGAATATTTCTGGAGCATATTTAGAATATGAAAATAATCCATTCTTATTAGATGGTTATGTAAGTTATGCTTTAAATGATTATAGTTTCAATTTATTAGCTAATGATTTTAACTTAAAATTCTTAGAAATTAGTGATAAAATTAAAAAATCTAGTGGAATAGCAAACCTTAACCTATATCTAAAGAAAAATTTAGTTCAAGGTAAAATTAATATGAATAATTTCTCACTTGAAACTTTTGAAGATATAGCTAATTTAAATAAAATTAATGCTGATATAGATCTTAAGAATAAGACTATTAGTATTAATGATTTAAGTGGTAATGCAAATGGAGGTAGTTTCAGTGTATTAGGAAAATTTGAGCTTCCTGAAATAGCTGATGATTTCCTGAAATCTAAAAAGATTAAAACAGGAGCTATAGAAGTTGATACTAAAATAGATAATGTAAATCTTAAATATATAGGTAATAATTTAAAAGTTACTAGTGATGTTAAAATTGAAAATAATAAAATATTTGGTAATGTAATATTAAATAATGGAAATATTGTTAATGTTTCACCATTTTTAAAATTAAATAATAATAAGAATAGTTCTAAAAACAAGTTGACTAATGTTAATGATTACTTTACTGAACTTAAAAATCAAATTATTAAAAATATAGTAAACCAACATATTTTAGATATATCTCTTGAAACTGAAAAAGATATTAATGTTAATATTCCATCAGTTGCTGGATTAGTTAAAGATATTAAAGGGAATGCTTTTGGTAATGCAAGGGTAGTTTTTGATAGCTCTAACTTATCGATTTATTCTGACTTGAATGTTAATAAAGGTGAATTTGTTTTAAATGGACATATATTTAAAGTGGAAGAATCATCAGTTAAATTTACTGGTAATCTTGATCCGAGTATAGAATTTAAAGCAAGTACTAATGTAGGTGAGGATATAATAAGGATAAAAATAACAGGGTCATTAAATAATAGGGAGATAGAGCTAAGTTCTGAACAAGGTAAGAATGTTAATGAGATCTTAGGTATTATAGCACTTAATGAAGAGGGAGGATTACTAGATGTAGATAAGATTAAAACTACAAATATTGTAGGTAAAGCCTTATCATCAGCATTAAATAATCTACTGTTTTCAACATTTACTAATAAGGTTAGTTCGACTTTAGGTATAAATGATTTTAAGATTAAAGCAAACTTTGATTATAAAAACAACCTAGAATTTAAGGATATCATAAACAACACTACTACAACATTCTATATCAACAATCAATTATTTAATTTAAGTAATATTTATTGGAATGCAGAATTAACAGTTCCATTTGATTTAAGAATTGATAGAATAAAAAATGAATTGAAATATAACTTGTGGTTAAACTATTTCTTGAAAAAGGGAATATCAGCTACAACTGGTATAAAAAGCCCTATAGAGGTTACTAATAATAGGACTAGAACAGCTACATTCTATACAGGGTTACAATATGATAATAGATATGGAAGTTTCATGGAAATTATAGATGATCTTTCAACTTTATTTAAAAAGAAAAAGGTACTAAAAAGTGAGGAAAAGAAGAAAAATAAAATTAATTTAGAGAGTAATTAA
- a CDS encoding IMPACT family protein has product MNTVEKETMIEFIEKKSKFIGYIKPVSSVKEAEEYIDKISEKHFDATHNVYAYKVVENNQEYFKFNDNGEPVNTAGKPMAEIILRLDVCNLVIIATRYFGGIKLGAGGLIRNYAKTAKLAINEAGIVKYIQRKNILIDFDYSKLTEVEAKLIKNNIEILDKVYNERIIMKLKVSEEELDKIKEIQGIILIET; this is encoded by the coding sequence ATGAACACAGTAGAAAAAGAAACTATGATAGAATTTATAGAAAAAAAATCAAAGTTTATAGGATATATTAAGCCTGTAAGCTCTGTAAAAGAAGCAGAAGAATATATAGATAAAATAAGTGAAAAACATTTTGATGCTACTCATAATGTGTATGCATATAAGGTGGTTGAAAATAATCAAGAATATTTTAAGTTTAATGATAATGGAGAACCTGTTAATACGGCTGGTAAACCCATGGCAGAAATAATACTTAGATTAGATGTTTGTAATTTAGTTATAATAGCGACTAGATATTTTGGTGGAATTAAACTAGGTGCTGGTGGCTTAATTAGAAATTATGCAAAAACTGCAAAACTTGCAATAAATGAGGCAGGTATAGTAAAATATATACAGAGAAAAAATATTTTAATAGATTTTGATTATTCTAAATTAACAGAAGTTGAAGCAAAATTAATTAAGAATAATATAGAAATATTAGATAAGGTATATAATGAAAGAATAATTATGAAATTAAAAGTTTCAGAAGAAGAGTTAGATAAGATTAAAGAAATACAAGGAATAATCTTAATAGAAACATGA
- a CDS encoding Hsp33 family molecular chaperone HslO encodes MLLRGISKSVKFVIIDSTELVKEVINRTNVDILYSKDVSKLTTMGAILAQSIKSNNTKMSLSLKSDGALKNFIAKSTINSNIAVKIDIDEEKHAKLLNAINTNDEKEVEKLYNLTGAKLQIMIDYGLKSPYSSVFLVKDNLLELSLNEYYEMSEQTKTILICSTKYDENLNVEKASGLMIQLLPDGDENVMAWLASKIERLLNVTDMLKNNFSLERIAHLIFENDEEIFANENIYKGLPYDRLPMIEDIEILSVNDIKYECDCNKEYMKRALDISLSDENKEEILKEDGFIEIECSFCGEKYRFEEI; translated from the coding sequence ATGTTATTAAGAGGAATAAGTAAAAGTGTAAAATTTGTAATAATAGATAGTACTGAATTAGTAAAAGAGGTAATAAATAGAACAAATGTTGATATACTTTATTCAAAAGATGTTTCTAAATTAACAACTATGGGAGCTATACTTGCTCAAAGTATTAAATCAAATAATACTAAGATGTCATTATCACTAAAAAGTGATGGAGCATTAAAAAACTTTATAGCTAAATCTACAATAAATTCAAATATTGCAGTTAAGATAGATATAGATGAAGAAAAACATGCAAAATTATTAAATGCAATAAATACGAATGATGAAAAAGAAGTTGAAAAGCTATATAATCTTACAGGAGCTAAATTACAAATAATGATAGATTATGGTCTTAAAAGCCCGTATTCTTCAGTATTTTTAGTTAAGGATAATTTACTAGAATTATCTCTTAATGAATATTATGAAATGTCAGAACAAACAAAAACTATATTAATATGTTCAACTAAATATGATGAAAATTTAAATGTAGAAAAAGCTTCAGGCTTAATGATACAATTATTACCTGATGGTGATGAGAATGTAATGGCGTGGCTTGCAAGTAAGATTGAAAGATTATTAAATGTTACAGATATGCTTAAAAATAATTTTAGTTTAGAAAGAATAGCACATTTAATATTTGAAAATGATGAAGAAATATTTGCTAATGAGAATATATATAAGGGGCTTCCATATGATAGGTTACCTATGATAGAAGATATTGAAATACTAAGTGTAAATGATATAAAATATGAATGTGATTGTAATAAGGAATATATGAAAAGAGCTTTAGATATTTCACTTTCTGATGAAAATAAGGAAGAGATATTAAAAGAAGATGGATTTATAGAAATAGAATGTAGTTTTTGTGGAGAAAAATATAGATTTGAAGAAATTTAA
- a CDS encoding D-alanine--D-alanine ligase — MRIGVIYGGVSTEREVSINTGKEIIANLDKSKYEVVEIEISKKEDIFKVVDLNLDFAYIALHGEFGESGDVQAILETAGIKYSGSGILSSAICMDKDITKVLAKNSGVRIINGRCIKKGENIKFSDLNLGEKIILKPNRGGSSIGVYFATNDEELEYGLNEIFKLGENEVLIEEMKSGIEISVPIIAGKVFPTLLIEPLKDTFFDYTSKYENGGAKEYVYFFEESLQNEINDFTIKAYNAVKCKGFARIDYILVDNKAYFLEVNTLPGMTKNSLLPKSTLYMGYSYSETLDLLIKESIK; from the coding sequence ATGAGAATAGGTGTAATTTATGGTGGAGTTTCTACTGAAAGAGAAGTTTCTATAAATACAGGTAAAGAAATAATTGCTAATTTAGATAAATCAAAATATGAAGTAGTAGAAATAGAAATATCTAAAAAAGAAGATATATTTAAGGTAGTAGATTTAAATCTTGATTTTGCATATATAGCCTTACATGGTGAATTTGGTGAAAGTGGAGATGTTCAAGCTATACTTGAAACAGCAGGAATAAAATATTCTGGTAGTGGTATACTTTCAAGTGCTATATGTATGGATAAGGATATAACTAAGGTGTTAGCTAAAAATTCTGGAGTTAGAATTATAAATGGAAGATGCATAAAAAAAGGAGAAAATATTAAATTTTCTGATTTAAATCTAGGTGAAAAGATAATACTTAAACCTAATCGTGGTGGTTCTAGTATAGGAGTGTATTTTGCAACTAATGATGAAGAATTAGAATATGGACTTAATGAGATATTTAAATTAGGAGAAAATGAAGTATTGATAGAAGAAATGAAATCAGGTATAGAAATTTCAGTTCCTATTATAGCGGGAAAAGTTTTTCCTACCTTATTAATAGAACCATTAAAAGATACTTTCTTTGATTACACATCAAAATATGAAAATGGTGGAGCTAAGGAATATGTATACTTCTTTGAAGAGAGTTTACAAAATGAAATAAATGATTTTACTATTAAAGCATACAATGCAGTTAAATGTAAGGGATTTGCAAGAATAGACTATATTTTAGTGGATAATAAGGCATATTTCTTAGAAGTTAATACTCTTCCTGGTATGACTAAAAATTCTTTACTTCCAAAATCAACCCTATATATGGGTTATTCTTATTCAGAAACTTTAGATTTATTAATAAAGGAGTCTATAAAATAA
- a CDS encoding STAS domain-containing protein has product MDNFLYAKLNNEYVFKICGKATMKNSKIFSDFVDDKINESEGISFDMSETTYMDSTFLGLVAKYSIDVKMNKGKSLVILNPSEEAYMFLKQTGIIKFIELISKEDISNYTEHISGNDFSNMDEKSKYILEMHEILMGLNEENEKVFKPVVDAMKKVIK; this is encoded by the coding sequence ATGGATAATTTCTTATATGCAAAATTAAATAATGAATATGTATTTAAGATTTGTGGTAAAGCAACTATGAAAAATTCAAAAATATTTTCAGATTTTGTAGATGATAAAATAAATGAATCTGAAGGAATTTCTTTTGATATGTCAGAAACAACATATATGGATTCTACATTTTTAGGTTTAGTGGCTAAATATTCTATAGATGTTAAAATGAATAAGGGTAAAAGTTTAGTTATACTAAATCCTAGCGAAGAGGCATATATGTTTTTAAAACAAACAGGTATAATTAAATTCATTGAATTAATAAGTAAAGAAGATATAAGTAATTATACAGAACATATATCAGGTAATGATTTTTCTAATATGGATGAAAAGAGTAAATATATATTAGAAATGCATGAAATATTAATGGGATTAAATGAAGAAAATGAAAAAGTATTTAAACCAGTGGTTGATGCTATGAAAAAGGTGATAAAATAA